Proteins from a genomic interval of Halopseudomonas litoralis:
- the secB gene encoding protein-export chaperone SecB codes for MADEQQNNANTNGAQGNQPQVQFNLQRIYIKDLSFESPKAPAVFQSQWNPKVNLDLNTRHTELQEGIYEVVLSLSATVTNGEEEVTFIAEVQQAGIFAINGLDEAGMRHTLGAFCPNILFPYAREAIDSLVLRGSFPPLMLAPVNFDALFAQAEQRRAAETAEAEA; via the coding sequence ATGGCTGACGAACAACAAAACAACGCAAACACCAATGGCGCACAGGGTAACCAGCCGCAGGTGCAGTTCAATCTGCAGCGCATCTATATCAAGGACCTTTCCTTCGAATCTCCGAAAGCGCCGGCAGTATTCCAGAGCCAGTGGAACCCGAAGGTCAACCTCGACCTGAACACGCGCCACACCGAGCTGCAGGAAGGCATCTACGAAGTCGTGCTGAGCCTGTCCGCCACTGTTACCAACGGCGAAGAGGAAGTCACCTTCATCGCGGAAGTACAGCAGGCTGGCATCTTCGCCATCAACGGCCTGGATGAAGCCGGCATGCGTCATACACTCGGCGCCTTCTGCCCGAACATCCTGTTCCCCTATGCGCGCGAGGCCATCGATAGCCTGGTGCTGCGTGGCAGCTTCCCTCCGCTGATGCTGGCTCCGGTCAATTTCGACGCCCTGTTCGCTCAGGCAGAACAGCGCCGCGCAGCTGAAACAGCCGAAGCCGAGGCCTGA
- a CDS encoding rhodanese-like domain-containing protein — MQFLQHLIEFIGNHYWLATAFLVVLALLIITEGRKAGKAITTQQATTLINRENALVVDVRPKKDYAAGHIVDSINIPQDSFATRMAELEKHKERPIILACANGQHSGPCSKQLKAAGYNQVSRLANGIGGWRSDNLPLVKG, encoded by the coding sequence ATGCAGTTTCTACAGCATCTTATCGAGTTCATAGGCAATCATTATTGGTTGGCCACGGCCTTTCTGGTGGTACTTGCGCTGCTGATCATCACCGAAGGCCGCAAGGCCGGCAAAGCCATCACCACACAGCAGGCTACGACATTGATCAACCGGGAAAATGCCCTGGTTGTCGATGTGCGGCCGAAGAAGGATTACGCTGCAGGGCATATTGTCGACTCGATCAATATCCCCCAGGACAGTTTCGCAACACGGATGGCCGAGCTGGAAAAGCACAAGGAGCGCCCCATTATCCTGGCCTGTGCCAATGGCCAGCATTCCGGCCCTTGCTCCAAGCAATTGAAAGCCGCAGGCTACAATCAGGTAAGCCGGCTTGCCAATGGCATCGGAGGCTGGCGTTCAGACAACCTGCCACTTGTTAAGGGCTGA
- the rsd gene encoding sigma D regulator — protein MLERCRTAQERWGGVDDLIDRWLTERKKLVEHYIALRDREDPGASTQQLLNNFCSCLLDYASAGHFAVYEQLVRGAEEAGDERALDLTRQVIPRIETITQFAVIFNDYYGPKHTRALKLDIMHSRLLKLGGLLLERFELEDCLIEVMHNAYRNTHEAIETME, from the coding sequence ATGCTGGAAAGATGCAGAACAGCCCAGGAACGCTGGGGCGGGGTGGACGATCTCATCGACCGTTGGCTGACTGAACGCAAGAAGCTCGTGGAGCATTACATTGCTTTGCGCGACCGTGAAGATCCCGGCGCCAGCACTCAACAGCTCCTCAACAACTTCTGCAGTTGTCTATTGGACTATGCATCAGCTGGACACTTCGCGGTCTACGAACAGCTGGTGCGCGGTGCTGAAGAGGCCGGCGACGAGCGCGCGCTGGACCTGACCCGCCAGGTCATCCCACGCATAGAAACGATCACGCAGTTCGCAGTGATCTTCAACGACTACTATGGCCCGAAGCACACGCGCGCACTCAAGCTGGATATCATGCATTCGCGGCTACTCAAGCTCGGCGGTCTGCTGCTGGAGCGCTTTGAACTTGAAGACTGCCTGATCGAAGTGATGCATAACGCCTACCGCAACACCCATGAAGCTATCGAGACAATGGAGTAA
- a CDS encoding S41 family peptidase → MTAVQKMSIACLSLMLGWIPVQAQDQEAAAPLPLNELRTFTEVLERIRTSYVEPVDDATMLENAIRGMLEGLDPHSAYLEPEAFQGLQDTTSGQFGGLGIEVGQEDGFIKVISPIDDTPASRAGIEPGDLIVKIDDHPVKGMSLMDAVDRMRGPAGSKITLTLVRGAGTPFDVQLERAVIKVKSVRTEALDPGYAYLRITQFQNNTGEEVRRSLKTLTAKDELKGLVLDLRNNPGGVLQSAVEVADAFLSDGLIVYTKGRLPNTEMRFNASSANPGKNIPLVVLINGGSASASEIVAGALQDRGRAVIMGTDSFGKGSVQTVLPLNNDRALKLTTALYYTPNGRSIQAQGIVPDIQVERALLTRNAEEASYREADLLGHLNNDSGEERRTLRRQVTDEATAREADYQLNQALNLLKGLNITRSR, encoded by the coding sequence ATGACCGCTGTGCAGAAAATGTCCATTGCCTGTCTGAGTCTCATGCTCGGCTGGATCCCCGTGCAGGCTCAGGACCAAGAGGCGGCGGCCCCGCTTCCGCTCAATGAACTGCGCACCTTCACCGAAGTGCTGGAGCGGATCCGCACCTCCTATGTCGAGCCGGTGGATGATGCCACCATGCTGGAGAATGCCATCCGCGGCATGCTCGAAGGGCTGGACCCGCACTCGGCCTACCTCGAACCCGAAGCCTTCCAGGGGCTGCAGGACACCACCAGTGGGCAGTTCGGCGGACTGGGCATTGAAGTGGGGCAGGAAGATGGCTTCATCAAAGTCATCTCGCCGATTGACGATACGCCGGCTTCTCGGGCCGGTATCGAGCCGGGGGACCTGATCGTCAAGATTGATGATCACCCGGTCAAGGGCATGAGCCTGATGGATGCGGTGGATAGAATGCGTGGGCCGGCCGGCTCGAAAATTACCCTGACACTGGTACGTGGTGCCGGCACGCCTTTCGACGTGCAGCTGGAACGTGCGGTGATCAAGGTGAAGAGCGTGCGCACCGAAGCTCTCGACCCGGGCTACGCCTATTTGCGGATTACCCAGTTTCAGAACAATACCGGTGAAGAAGTCCGCCGCAGCCTGAAAACGCTTACCGCCAAGGACGAGCTCAAGGGGCTGGTACTGGATCTGCGCAACAACCCGGGCGGCGTACTGCAGTCTGCAGTGGAGGTTGCCGATGCTTTCCTCAGCGACGGCCTGATCGTCTATACCAAGGGTCGCCTGCCGAATACCGAGATGCGTTTCAACGCCTCCTCGGCCAATCCCGGCAAGAATATTCCGCTGGTGGTGCTGATCAACGGTGGCTCGGCGTCCGCCTCGGAGATTGTCGCCGGCGCGCTGCAGGACCGGGGCCGGGCGGTGATCATGGGGACCGACAGCTTCGGCAAGGGCTCGGTGCAGACGGTATTGCCGCTGAACAACGACCGTGCGCTGAAATTGACCACCGCGCTGTACTACACACCGAACGGACGCTCGATCCAGGCTCAGGGCATAGTGCCGGATATTCAGGTCGAACGGGCGCTCTTGACTCGCAACGCGGAAGAAGCGAGTTATCGCGAGGCCGATCTGCTCGGCCATCTGAACAATGACAGTGGCGAGGAGCGTCGGACATTGCGCAGACAGGTGACAGATGAAGCGACAGCACGCGAGGCCGACTATCAATTGAATCAAGCCTTGAATCTGCTCAAGGGACTGAATATCACCCGCAGCCGATGA
- a CDS encoding TIGR02444 family protein translates to MSGLSLADYAGRLYTQPGVKVLLLGLQDEAGQDVLLLLTACWLGARGSVADQALWQSLHARQRPWRQQVIEPLRQVRRSLAGDPVAAALREQVKACELAAEWHQLAQLAQLCEGLPEAGEPLPCIEAHLQLCCGGLLDQRLEQLAIIATRAGQWPDG, encoded by the coding sequence ATGAGTGGATTGTCACTGGCCGACTACGCGGGCCGGCTGTACACGCAGCCGGGCGTGAAAGTGTTGTTGCTGGGGTTGCAGGATGAGGCCGGGCAGGATGTGCTGTTGCTGCTCACGGCCTGTTGGCTGGGTGCGCGTGGTAGCGTAGCCGATCAGGCGCTGTGGCAATCCTTGCATGCTCGGCAGCGTCCATGGCGGCAACAGGTTATCGAGCCGCTGCGGCAGGTGCGACGGAGCTTGGCTGGTGATCCTGTCGCAGCCGCGTTGCGCGAGCAGGTCAAGGCCTGCGAGCTGGCTGCCGAGTGGCATCAGCTGGCGCAGTTGGCGCAATTATGTGAAGGCCTGCCGGAGGCAGGTGAGCCGCTGCCCTGTATCGAGGCGCACTTGCAGCTTTGCTGCGGCGGCTTGCTGGATCAGCGTCTGGAACAGCTGGCCATTATTGCAACCAGGGCGGGGCAGTGGCCAGACGGCTGA
- the hisF gene encoding imidazole glycerol phosphate synthase subunit HisF, protein MALAKRIIPCLDVENGRVVKGVKFENIRDAGDPVEIARRYNEQGADEITFLDITATHEGRDTTLHTVERMASEVFIPLTVGGGVRTVQDIRNLLNAGADKVSINSAAVFTPDFVGEAADRFGSQCIVVAIDAKRVSALGEPGRWEIFTHGGRKPTGLDAVEWAKKMEALGAGEILLTSMDQDGVKSGYDLGVTRAISDAVGVPVIASGGVGNLQHLADGVLLGGADAVLAASIFHFGEFTIGEAKAYMAERGIEMRV, encoded by the coding sequence ATGGCGCTGGCCAAACGCATCATCCCTTGCCTCGACGTGGAAAATGGTCGCGTCGTCAAAGGCGTGAAGTTCGAGAACATCCGTGACGCCGGAGACCCGGTGGAAATCGCCCGGCGCTACAACGAGCAGGGCGCGGACGAGATCACCTTTCTCGACATCACCGCCACCCACGAAGGCCGTGACACCACGCTGCATACCGTCGAGCGCATGGCCAGCGAGGTATTCATCCCGCTGACTGTGGGCGGTGGCGTGCGTACCGTTCAGGATATTCGCAATCTGTTGAATGCCGGGGCGGACAAGGTCTCGATCAACTCCGCTGCGGTGTTCACTCCGGACTTTGTCGGCGAGGCGGCCGATCGCTTCGGCTCGCAATGCATTGTCGTCGCCATCGATGCCAAGCGCGTGTCTGCCCTCGGTGAGCCGGGGCGCTGGGAAATCTTCACCCATGGCGGGCGCAAGCCCACCGGGTTGGATGCGGTGGAGTGGGCGAAGAAGATGGAAGCACTGGGCGCCGGCGAAATCCTGCTGACCAGCATGGATCAGGACGGTGTGAAGAGCGGCTACGATCTGGGCGTAACCCGCGCCATCAGCGACGCGGTGGGCGTACCGGTGATCGCTTCGGGCGGTGTCGGCAACCTGCAGCATCTGGCTGATGGCGTACTGCTCGGCGGCGCCGACGCAGTACTGGCCGCCAGTATCTTCCACTTCGGTGAGTTCACCATCGGCGAAGCCAAGGCGTATATGGCCGAGCGCGGGATCGAAATGCGGGTGTAA
- a CDS encoding ATP-binding cassette domain-containing protein, protein MIKIDSLTLQRGPLRLLENANLALHPGQKAGLLGTNGAGKSSLFALLRGELTPDAGDCSLPADWRIAHMRQEIDDLERLAVDYVLDGDQRLRTIQRQLAEAEQQHNTSQLGTLYAELEAHDGFSADSRARTLLAGLGFSSAQCEARVGEFSGGWRMRLNLAQALMSPSDLLLLDEPTNHLDLDAILWLEDWLKSYPGTLLLISHDRDFLDAVVEHIVHMEARQLTLYRGGYSQFERTRAERLSQQQAAFEKQQAQREHMQKYIARFRAQATKARQAQSRLKALERMEMLSPAHMDSPFNFSFREADNQSNPLLDLREGVLGYNDSAILQNVKLQLAPGARIGVLGPNGAGKSTLIKTLAGTLPLLAGELKTGEHLAIGYFAQHQLDSLDPEASPLLHLARIAPQQREQELRNFLGGFDFHGSRAEEPVLHFSGGEKARLALALIAWQKPNLLLLDEPTNHLDMEMRHALTVALQNFEGAMLLVSHDRALIRDTTDELWLVADGRLTTYAEDLDSYTRWLAQFRQQQANLAAGSEAAETSPRVDARTQRRQAAEQRQRLAPLKKAADKLEKQLESAQQTMLEIETALADNDVYSDANRTRLKELLARQADGQQRIDELEMQWLEAQEALEQLQTELSDS, encoded by the coding sequence ATGATAAAGATCGACTCCCTGACTCTGCAACGCGGCCCACTGCGGCTGCTGGAAAATGCCAACCTGGCCCTGCATCCGGGCCAGAAAGCCGGCCTGCTCGGCACCAACGGCGCGGGCAAATCCAGCCTGTTCGCACTGCTGCGCGGCGAGCTGACACCTGATGCCGGTGATTGCTCACTTCCGGCCGATTGGCGCATTGCCCACATGCGCCAGGAAATAGATGACCTGGAACGACTGGCCGTCGACTATGTGCTCGATGGCGACCAGCGTCTGCGCACCATCCAGCGCCAACTTGCGGAAGCCGAACAGCAACACAATACCAGTCAGCTTGGCACCCTGTACGCCGAACTGGAAGCCCATGACGGTTTCAGTGCCGACAGCCGTGCACGCACCCTGCTGGCCGGGCTGGGCTTCAGCTCGGCGCAATGCGAAGCGCGCGTCGGAGAGTTCTCCGGCGGCTGGCGGATGCGCCTTAATCTCGCCCAGGCCTTGATGTCGCCCTCCGACTTGCTGCTGCTCGACGAGCCGACCAACCACCTGGATCTGGACGCCATCCTGTGGCTGGAAGACTGGTTGAAGAGCTATCCGGGCACTCTGCTGCTGATCTCCCATGATCGGGACTTTCTGGATGCTGTGGTCGAACATATCGTGCATATGGAGGCACGCCAACTGACCCTCTACCGCGGCGGCTACAGCCAGTTCGAGCGCACCCGTGCCGAACGCTTGAGCCAGCAACAGGCCGCTTTCGAAAAGCAACAGGCCCAGCGCGAGCACATGCAGAAGTACATTGCCCGGTTCCGCGCTCAGGCGACCAAGGCGCGCCAGGCACAGAGCCGCCTCAAGGCGCTCGAACGCATGGAGATGCTCAGTCCGGCACATATGGACTCGCCATTCAACTTCAGCTTCCGCGAAGCGGACAACCAATCCAATCCGCTGCTGGATCTGCGCGAAGGGGTACTCGGCTACAACGACTCGGCCATTCTGCAGAACGTCAAACTGCAGCTGGCGCCGGGCGCGCGCATCGGCGTTCTCGGCCCGAACGGCGCTGGCAAGTCCACGCTGATCAAGACGCTGGCCGGCACTCTGCCACTGCTCGCCGGCGAACTGAAGACCGGTGAACACCTGGCGATCGGCTATTTCGCCCAGCATCAGCTGGACAGCCTTGACCCGGAGGCCAGCCCACTGCTGCATCTGGCGCGCATCGCGCCGCAGCAGCGTGAGCAGGAACTGCGCAACTTCCTCGGTGGTTTTGACTTCCATGGCAGCCGCGCCGAAGAACCGGTACTGCATTTCTCCGGCGGGGAAAAGGCACGATTGGCTCTGGCGCTGATTGCATGGCAGAAGCCCAACCTGCTGTTGCTGGACGAACCTACCAACCACCTGGACATGGAAATGCGGCATGCCCTGACCGTGGCCCTGCAGAATTTTGAAGGTGCCATGCTGCTGGTCTCCCACGACCGCGCCCTGATCCGCGACACCACAGATGAACTGTGGCTGGTGGCCGATGGCAGGCTGACCACCTATGCCGAAGATCTGGACAGCTATACCCGCTGGCTTGCCCAGTTCCGCCAGCAGCAGGCCAATCTGGCCGCCGGCAGCGAGGCGGCAGAAACCAGTCCACGCGTTGACGCCAGGACCCAGCGGCGTCAAGCGGCAGAACAGAGGCAGCGCCTTGCCCCACTGAAGAAGGCCGCGGACAAGCTGGAAAAACAGCTGGAAAGCGCGCAGCAGACCATGCTGGAAATCGAGACGGCATTGGCCGATAACGATGTGTACAGCGATGCCAACCGCACCCGACTCAAGGAGTTGCTGGCACGCCAGGCCGATGGCCAACAGCGCATCGACGAGCTGGAAATGCAGTGGCTGGAGGCCCAGGAAGCCCTTGAGCAGCTGCAAACAGAGCTGTCCGACTCATGA
- a CDS encoding disulfide bond formation protein B, whose product MTLPASRPLYLLAFITCALLLAAAYYMEYVMGLLPCPLCIVQRFAFLLIGLICLGAVLHNPQPKRERRRNLAARAYAFGVTLFAVFGGATASRQVWLQHQPADQLPSCLPSLDYMVDVLPVFEMLTLLFSGTADCAKVTWTFLGLSIAECTLLAFIGFALFGLLQLVRRED is encoded by the coding sequence ATGACCCTGCCTGCTTCACGCCCGCTTTACCTGCTCGCTTTCATCACCTGCGCACTGCTTCTGGCGGCAGCGTACTACATGGAATACGTCATGGGCCTGCTGCCCTGCCCGCTGTGCATTGTGCAGCGCTTTGCCTTTCTGCTTATCGGCCTGATCTGCCTGGGCGCAGTGCTGCATAACCCGCAGCCCAAGCGTGAGCGCCGACGCAACCTGGCCGCGCGCGCCTATGCCTTCGGCGTCACCCTGTTTGCCGTGTTCGGCGGTGCCACCGCCAGCCGTCAGGTCTGGCTGCAGCATCAACCCGCCGATCAGTTGCCATCCTGTCTGCCCAGCCTCGACTACATGGTTGATGTGCTGCCGGTGTTCGAGATGCTCACGCTGTTGTTCAGCGGCACCGCCGATTGTGCCAAGGTGACCTGGACCTTCCTCGGCCTGAGTATTGCAGAATGCACCTTGCTGGCCTTCATCGGCTTCGCCCTATTCGGATTGCTTCAACTGGTCCGCCGCGAAGACTGA
- a CDS encoding divergent polysaccharide deacetylase family protein: protein MLGLLTLALTGCGEPDDPPAAEAAPAVTEQTVAIPDTAQSDAAYYDELRARWLELERAAQAEPEHAPAAPFQQIVEEPQPIASAPAAAATPAIGIIIDDVGHSLIRGRRLIALPAPVALAILPHTQSAQRLASEAGAAGKTVMLHQPMESGAALPIGQGGLYAEMNRAELETTLQANLNSFIPIQGLNNHMGSRLTSNREAMDWVMQVLGARGLFFIDSRTSPDTQAAFAAEAQGVRHLSRDVFLDNERTAVAIDAAFQRALELARKQGTALVIGHPYPETLDYLERRLAGLEQVEGVLVVSVEELLARKYRR from the coding sequence ATGCTTGGGCTGTTGACGCTGGCACTGACCGGCTGTGGCGAGCCGGATGATCCGCCGGCGGCCGAAGCAGCACCAGCCGTCACTGAACAGACCGTGGCGATACCAGATACGGCGCAGAGCGATGCAGCCTATTACGATGAGCTGCGTGCGCGCTGGCTGGAACTGGAGCGTGCCGCTCAGGCCGAGCCTGAACACGCCCCTGCTGCACCGTTCCAGCAGATTGTTGAAGAACCGCAGCCCATCGCCTCAGCCCCCGCTGCGGCCGCCACACCTGCCATTGGTATCATCATTGATGATGTCGGCCACAGCTTGATCCGGGGGCGGCGTCTCATCGCCCTGCCGGCGCCCGTGGCGCTGGCCATACTGCCGCATACCCAGTCAGCCCAGCGGCTGGCCAGCGAGGCGGGAGCGGCCGGCAAGACCGTCATGTTGCATCAACCCATGGAGAGTGGCGCGGCGCTGCCGATCGGGCAGGGCGGTTTGTATGCCGAGATGAATAGGGCTGAACTGGAAACAACGCTGCAAGCCAACCTGAACAGTTTTATCCCCATTCAGGGCCTCAACAATCACATGGGCAGCCGCCTGACCAGCAATCGCGAAGCCATGGATTGGGTGATGCAGGTTCTCGGCGCGCGTGGGCTGTTCTTCATCGACAGCCGCACCTCCCCGGATACCCAGGCCGCCTTTGCCGCCGAGGCGCAGGGCGTGCGGCATCTGTCGCGGGATGTGTTTCTGGACAATGAGCGTACCGCAGTGGCTATCGACGCCGCCTTCCAGCGTGCACTGGAGCTGGCGCGCAAGCAGGGCACAGCACTGGTCATCGGCCACCCCTATCCGGAAACACTGGATTATCTGGAGCGGCGGTTAGCTGGTCTGGAGCAAGTTGAAGGAGTGCTGGTAGTCAGTGTGGAGGAGCTGCTGGCGCGCAAGTATCGGCGTTGA
- the gpmI gene encoding 2,3-bisphosphoglycerate-independent phosphoglycerate mutase, translated as MTATPKPVVLMILDGFGHSDSPESNAIMAANTPVWDRLWANAPHTLVSGSGMDVGLPDGQMGNSEVGHMNLGAGRVVYQDFTRVTKAIADGDFFTNETICQAVDKAVQAGRAVHVMGLLSPGGVHSHESQMVAMVELAAGRGAEQIHVHAFLDGRDTPPKSAAPSLVLLEQAYQRLGKGRTASLIGRYFAMDRDNRWERVEAAYNLISEGQGEFSAASAEAGLEAAYQRGESDEFVKATVIGEPVRVEDGDAVIFMNFRADRARELSRAFVQPDFDGFARQRALNMAGYVMLTQYAADIPAPCAFPPSSLTNVLGEYLANNGKTQLRIAETEKYAHVTFFFSGGREEPFEGEERILIPSPKVATYDLQPEMSAPEVTDRIVEAIEQQRYDAIIVNYANGDMVGHTGVFEAAVKAVECLDHCIARIEAALAKVGGEALITADHGNVEQMADSSTGQAHTAHTCEPVPFVYVGPRQVSMRDGGILSDVAPTVLTLLGMEQPAEMTGRSIVSLQR; from the coding sequence ATGACAGCAACTCCCAAACCCGTGGTATTGATGATTCTGGATGGCTTTGGACACAGCGATTCACCTGAGTCCAACGCAATCATGGCCGCCAACACCCCCGTCTGGGATCGCCTGTGGGCGAACGCACCGCATACCCTGGTTTCCGGTTCCGGTATGGATGTGGGGTTGCCGGATGGGCAGATGGGCAACTCGGAAGTCGGCCACATGAACCTCGGTGCCGGCCGGGTGGTATATCAGGACTTCACCCGGGTAACCAAGGCCATCGCCGATGGCGACTTCTTCACCAATGAAACCATTTGTCAGGCGGTCGATAAGGCTGTGCAGGCGGGCCGCGCTGTGCATGTCATGGGGCTGCTGTCTCCGGGTGGCGTGCACAGTCATGAGAGTCAGATGGTCGCCATGGTAGAGCTGGCGGCCGGCCGCGGTGCCGAGCAGATTCACGTGCACGCGTTCCTTGATGGCCGCGATACGCCGCCAAAAAGCGCTGCGCCTTCCCTGGTTCTGCTGGAACAGGCTTATCAGCGTCTGGGCAAGGGACGTACCGCCAGCCTGATCGGTCGTTATTTCGCCATGGATCGCGACAATCGCTGGGAGCGGGTCGAAGCCGCCTATAACCTGATCAGCGAAGGGCAGGGCGAGTTCAGCGCGGCCAGCGCCGAGGCCGGGCTGGAAGCAGCCTATCAGCGCGGCGAGAGTGACGAGTTCGTCAAGGCTACCGTCATCGGCGAGCCGGTGCGTGTGGAAGATGGCGACGCAGTGATCTTCATGAACTTTCGCGCCGACCGTGCCCGTGAACTGAGCCGGGCGTTCGTTCAGCCGGACTTTGACGGCTTTGCCCGGCAGCGTGCGCTGAACATGGCCGGTTACGTCATGCTCACCCAGTACGCCGCGGATATCCCGGCGCCATGCGCCTTCCCGCCGTCATCGCTGACCAACGTGCTGGGCGAGTATCTGGCAAACAACGGCAAGACTCAGCTGCGTATCGCTGAAACCGAGAAATACGCCCACGTTACCTTCTTCTTTTCCGGTGGCCGCGAAGAACCCTTTGAAGGCGAAGAGCGCATCCTGATCCCGTCACCGAAGGTCGCCACCTACGACCTGCAGCCGGAAATGAGTGCACCCGAAGTCACTGATCGCATCGTTGAAGCCATCGAGCAGCAGCGTTATGACGCTATCATCGTCAATTATGCCAACGGCGATATGGTCGGTCATACCGGGGTGTTCGAGGCGGCGGTCAAGGCGGTTGAATGTCTGGATCATTGCATCGCTCGCATCGAGGCGGCGCTGGCCAAGGTGGGTGGCGAAGCACTGATCACCGCCGACCACGGCAACGTTGAGCAGATGGCTGACAGCAGCACCGGTCAGGCCCACACGGCGCATACTTGCGAACCGGTACCTTTCGTGTATGTCGGGCCGCGCCAGGTGAGCATGCGTGACGGTGGCATCCTGTCCGACGTGGCGCCCACCGTGCTGACGCTGCTCGGAATGGAGCAGCCGGCGGAGATGACCGGCCGCTCCATCGTCAGTCTGCAGCGCTGA
- a CDS encoding murein hydrolase activator EnvC family protein — protein sequence MNYRSWTGAVLCLVLMLLALPALAQPADAEKARAELKQTEQEIARLKKLLGSLKQEVSGLEKELETSESEIGRLRRESTDMEQQIREGESRLQDLQQQAEALQVALEAQQEQIARQVRAAYMAGRQDYLKMVLNQDDPSRVARMLRYYGYVSRARVEEVERYTDTIAQIRDASAQIAGQQTALQQDRQALAARQQELEAERENRARVLAGLRGRSQSQQQQISQRETERAELAALIKKLDEAITSIPAPAGSLPFAQAKGKLPLPVNGRIQARFGSQRGADSRLKWDGLLIGAQEGAPVHAVHGGRVVFADWLRGSGLLLILDHGNGYLSLYGHNQSLLRDVGSWVQPGEAVATVGNSGGMGEAALYFSIRHRGRALDPAAWCMLPS from the coding sequence ATGAACTATCGGTCATGGACCGGAGCGGTGCTCTGTCTGGTGCTGATGCTGCTGGCGCTACCCGCGCTGGCGCAGCCTGCTGATGCCGAAAAGGCCAGAGCCGAACTGAAGCAGACCGAGCAGGAGATTGCCCGGCTGAAGAAGTTGCTGGGCTCGCTCAAGCAGGAAGTATCCGGCCTGGAGAAGGAGCTGGAGACCAGCGAGAGCGAAATCGGTCGGTTGCGTCGGGAAAGCACCGACATGGAGCAGCAGATTCGTGAGGGCGAGAGCCGCCTGCAGGATCTGCAACAACAAGCTGAGGCGTTACAGGTGGCGCTGGAGGCTCAGCAGGAGCAGATCGCCAGGCAGGTGCGCGCGGCCTACATGGCCGGGCGTCAGGATTATCTGAAGATGGTGCTCAATCAGGATGACCCGTCACGCGTCGCGCGCATGCTGCGCTATTACGGCTATGTAAGCCGGGCGCGGGTGGAGGAAGTCGAGCGTTACACCGACACCATCGCCCAGATCCGTGATGCCAGCGCGCAGATCGCCGGTCAGCAGACAGCATTGCAGCAGGATCGGCAGGCGCTGGCGGCTCGCCAACAGGAGCTGGAGGCCGAGCGTGAGAACCGCGCCAGGGTACTGGCCGGGCTACGTGGGCGTAGCCAATCCCAGCAGCAGCAGATCAGCCAGCGTGAAACAGAACGTGCCGAGCTGGCTGCGCTGATCAAGAAGCTTGATGAAGCCATCACCAGCATTCCGGCGCCGGCCGGCAGTCTGCCGTTCGCCCAGGCCAAGGGCAAGCTGCCCCTGCCGGTCAATGGCAGGATCCAGGCGCGCTTCGGCAGCCAGCGGGGAGCGGATTCCAGGCTCAAATGGGATGGTCTGCTGATCGGTGCTCAGGAGGGGGCGCCGGTGCATGCGGTGCATGGCGGGCGTGTGGTGTTCGCTGACTGGCTGCGCGGCTCCGGCTTATTGCTGATTCTCGACCACGGAAACGGCTATCTGAGCCTGTACGGTCATAATCAGAGCCTGCTGCGAGATGTTGGCAGCTGGGTTCAGCCGGGCGAGGCCGTTGCCACGGTGGGCAACAGCGGCGGGATGGGCGAGGCTGCATTGTATTTTTCCATTCGTCACCGGGGCCGGGCGCTCGATCCGGCGGCCTGGTGTATGCTTCCCAGTTGA
- the grxC gene encoding glutaredoxin 3 — MTDITIYSSNYCPFCIRAKQLLDSKGVDYNEIRVDGKPDVRAEMTRLAGRTSVPQIWINGTHVGGCDELVALERSGKLDTMLAG; from the coding sequence ATGACTGACATCACTATATACAGCAGCAATTACTGTCCGTTCTGCATCCGCGCCAAGCAACTGCTGGACAGCAAGGGCGTCGATTACAATGAGATCCGCGTAGACGGCAAGCCCGACGTGCGCGCCGAAATGACTCGGCTGGCGGGCAGGACATCGGTACCGCAGATCTGGATCAATGGCACCCATGTCGGCGGCTGCGATGAGCTGGTAGCACTGGAACGCTCGGGCAAACTGGATACAATGCTGGCTGGCTGA